Proteins co-encoded in one Deinococcus aerius genomic window:
- the ccmE gene encoding cytochrome c maturation protein CcmE, protein MTTPLPRARRRRRSPWPTMLGVLALVGLTAFIAFGNLGKSLEYFVTPTEYEQQRAQFEGRPLRIGGLVKAVQYNPQTLDLKFNVTDGGATFPVQYRGAVSDLFKENQGVVVRGTFQGNTFHATDLVVKHSEEYHVPQTQAELKKLLQENQSQQ, encoded by the coding sequence ATGACGACTCCCCTGCCCCGCGCGAGGCGGCGTCGGCGCAGCCCCTGGCCGACCATGCTGGGCGTGCTCGCGCTCGTGGGCCTGACGGCCTTTATCGCCTTCGGGAACCTGGGCAAGAGCCTGGAGTACTTCGTCACACCGACGGAGTACGAACAGCAGCGCGCCCAGTTCGAGGGCCGCCCCCTGCGCATCGGCGGGCTGGTGAAGGCCGTGCAGTACAACCCGCAGACCCTCGACCTCAAGTTCAACGTGACGGACGGCGGCGCCACCTTCCCGGTGCAGTACCGCGGCGCGGTCAGCGACCTGTTCAAGGAGAACCAGGGCGTGGTCGTGCGCGGGACGTTCCAGGGCAACACCTTCCACGCCACCGACCTCGTGGTGAAGCACTCCGAGGAGTACCACGTGCCGCAGACGCAGGCCGAACTCAAGAAGCTCCTTCAGGAAAACCAGAGCCAGCAATGA